From the Actinomadura luzonensis genome, the window GGGCTGGCGCACCGGCTGCGCGCGGCCGGCGCGGGGCCCGAGGCGCGGGTCGGCGTGTGCCACCGCCGCACGCCGGACCTGCTGGTCTGCGTGCTCGGCGTGCTCATGTCCGGGAGCGCGTACGTGCCGCTGGACCCGGGGCATCCGCGCCGGCGGCTGGCCGGGATCGTCGCGGACGCGGGCATCGCCGCGGTCGTCGCGGACGCGACGGGCGCCGGCCTGCTGGCCGGGCTCCCCGTCCGACTGGAGCCGCCACGCCCACCGGCCGACGAGCCGCGCGAGCCGGGGACGCACGCGGGCGAGCCGCCCGCGAGCCGGGGACGCACGCGGGCGAGCCGTACGCGCCCGGGACGGACGCGGACCCGGTGGGCGAGCCGCCCGCGCGGGTGACGCCGCCGGGCGCGGCGGCCTACGTGCTCTACACCTCCGGCTCCACCGGGCGGCCCAAGGGCGTGGTGGTGAGCCACGCCTCGGCGGTGTCGTTCGTGCGGATGGCGGGCGAGGTGTTCGGGCTCGACGCCGGGTGCCGGTCGATCGGGTTCGCCGCGCTCGGGTTCGACGTGTCCGTGCTGGACGTCTTCGCCCCGCTGGCGAGGGGCGGCTCGGTGATGCTGGTCCCCGAGGAGGACCGCACCGACGCCGCTCGCCTCCAGCGTTTCCTGGAGCGGCACCGGGTGACGTGGGGCACGATCCCGCCCGCGCTGCTCCCGCTGCTGGAGCCGGACCGGCTGCCCTGGCTCCGCGACCTGCTCACCGCGGGCGAGCCGGCCGGGCCCGAGCAGGTGGCCCGCTGGACGGCGGGCGGGCGGCGCTTCCACAACTGGTACGGCCCCACCGAGACCACCGTGTGCGTGGTCGGCACCGAGCTGACGGGCGCTTGGGACCGGCCGCTGCCGATCGGGCACGCGCTGCCGGGCTGCCGCGCGTACATCCTCGACGACCTGCTCGACCCCTGCCCGCCCGGCACCCCCGGCGAGCTGTGCATCGGCGGCCCGCAACTGGCGCGCGGCTACCTGGACCGGCCGGGGCTGTCGGCCGAGCGGTTCGTGCCCGACCCGTACGGGGGGCCGGGGGCGCGCATGTACCGCACCGGGGACCAGGTCGTGCTGGAGGACGACGGCCGCATCGGCTTCATCGGCCGGCTGGACCGGCAGGTGAAGATCCAGGGCCAGCGGGTCGAGATCGGCGAGATCGAGGCGGTGCTGCGCGCGCATCCCGGGGTGCGGCAGGCGGTGGCGGACGTGACCGACGGCCCCGCCGGGCTGAAGGAGCTGACCGCCTACCTGACGCCGCTGGACGCGCCCGGCATCGAGGGGGTGCGGGCCCACTGCCTGGAGCGGCTGCCCGCGTACATGACGCCCACCAGGGTCGTACGGCTGGCCGCGCTGCCGCTGACGGCGGCGGGCAAGATCGACCTGGCGGCCCTCCGCGCCCAGCGGACCGCCTCCAAGGGGACGGACCGGCCGGGCGCGAGCGGGATCGAGCGGGAGGTGGCGGCGGCCTGGGCCGAGGCGTTCGGGAGCGGGGAGCCGGGGCCGGACGACGACTTCCTCGCCTGCGGCGGCCACTCCCTGCTGGCGATGCGCCTGACGGCGCTGCTGCGGTCCCGGCTCGGCAAGGAGATCGAGACCGGCGACGTGCTGGCGGCCCGCACCGTGGCGGGGATCGCCCGCCTGGCCGGGTCCGCCCCGCCGGTGCGGGACGAGCCGCCGGTCGCGGCGCCGGCCGCGCTGTCGGCGGTGCAGCGCCGCATGTGGTTCGTGGAACGGCTGGCGCCCGGCACGCCCGCGCACAACATCGCGATGGCGCAGCGCCTGACCGGGCCGCTCGACGTGGACGCCCTGCGCGCCGCCCTGGCGGCGGTGGCGGAGCGGCACGAGGTGCTGCGCTGGCGGGTGCCGCAGGCGGGCGGGGTGCCGGTCGTCGCCGTGTCGCCGCCCGGCCCGGTGCCGCTGCCCGTGGAGGACGTCACCGAGGAGGAGCTGGGCGAACGCCTGGAAGCCGAGGCGCGGACCCCCTTCGACCTGGAGGCCGGGCCGCTGTGGCGAGCCCGCCTGCTGCGCCTCGCCCCGGAGCCCCGCCGCGCGGGCGAGGCGACCAGGGCCGAGGTGACCGGGGCCGGGGCGACCGGGGGCGGCGCGTTCGTGCTGGCCGTCACGGCTCATCACCTCGTGTTCGACGGCTGGTCGCAGCGGGTGTTCTACGACGAGGTGAGCCGCGCCTACCGGGGAGCGGCGCCGCCGCCGCTGCGCACGACGGGCGGCGGGTACGCCGCCTACCTGGCCGGGCGGGACGGGGCGGCGGACCTGGAGTGGTGGCGGGAGCACCTGGAGGGCGCGCCCGCCGTGCTCGACCTGCCGCGCGACCATCCGCGGCCGGCCGTGCAGACGTTCGAGGGGGCGGGCGCCGCCGCCGAGGCCGGCGCCGCCGTCAGCGCCGGGGTCCGGGCGCTGGCCGCGCGGCTGGGCGGCACGCCGTACGCGGTGATGCTG encodes:
- a CDS encoding AMP-binding protein, producing the protein MTDGALLHELVLAQAVRTPDATAVRQGDHRLTYRELVSAAAGLAHRLRAAGAGPEARVGVCHRRTPDLLVCVLGVLMSGSAYVPLDPGHPRRRLAGIVADAGIAAVVADATGAGLLAGLPVRLEPPRPPADEPREPGTHAGEPPASRGRTRASRTRPGRTRTRWASRPRG